The following proteins are encoded in a genomic region of Arachis stenosperma cultivar V10309 chromosome 4, arast.V10309.gnm1.PFL2, whole genome shotgun sequence:
- the LOC130975528 gene encoding uncharacterized protein LOC130975528, which translates to MGKGCVVSLVILSIFIAIAGTLVVLGFTVYKPQEPKIHVDNINLDNMKFAFNVFQIKFDFNVTLTADVTVQNPNKIGFKISDTSATLNYRGVKVGEAPIPSQEIAPKETKKFNVTLTVMTAALLSHPMIFNDVTKNQLPLTVVLDIPGQVEILGIIKVNVHVQTYCDILIDILQKRLASQRCKSTANI; encoded by the coding sequence ATGGGAAAAGGGTGTGTAGTATCCCTAGTCATACTTTCAATTTTCATAGCAATAGCAGGGACATTAGTTGTCCTAGGATTCACAGTGTACAAACCACAAGAGCCCAAAATCCACGTGGACAACATCAACTTGGACAACATGAAGTTTGCCTTCAACGTATTCCAAATAAAGTTTGACTTCAACGTGACGTTGACCGCTGACGTCACCGTACAAAACCCTAACAAGATTGGATTCAAGATTTCAGACACAAGTGCCACTCTCAACTATAGAGGTGTTAAGGTTGGAGAAGCACCTATTCCATCTCAAGAGATAGCACCAAAAGAGACAAAGAAATTCAACGTAACCCTAACTGTCATGACAGCAGCTTTGTTGTCTCATCCTATGATATTCAACGATGTCACAAAGAACCAATTGCCACTCACGGTTGTGTTGGATATTCCTGGTCAAGTTGAGATCTTGGGCATCATCAAGGTCAACGTTCATGTTCAAACTTATTGTGATATTCTCATCGATATTCTCCAGAAAAGACTCGCCAGCCAAAGATGCAAATCCACCGCCAATATATGa